One window from the genome of Osmerus mordax isolate fOsmMor3 chromosome 19, fOsmMor3.pri, whole genome shotgun sequence encodes:
- the LOC136963313 gene encoding transmembrane protein 47-like, with protein sequence MSVNEVYVFRPFKLIALLCVFLALCLDIVALLSPAWVTADRFSLSLWEACTESEATIAYSRWSCNSTLTSDWQIATLVLLLSGAAVTLVAFLIALISLCRGTHRQHYRTVAVFLFTAVVLQACALVLYPIKFIDGAVLQTYHEFNWGYGLGWGATIFMLGGGILFCLRTDMYEDAMY encoded by the exons ATGTCTGTGAATGAAGTGTACGTTTTCCGACCGTTCAAGTTGATCGCTTTACTTTGTGTTTTTCTTGCTCTGTGTTTGGACATCGTTGCGTTATTGAGCCCCGCTTGGGTAACGGCGGATCGTTTTTCTTTGTCGCTATGGGAGGCATGCACAGAATCAGAGGCGACGATCGCATACTCTCGCTGGAGTTGCAACTCCACCCTCACATCTG ACTGGCAGATAGCCaccctggtgctgctgctgtctgGAGCTGCAGTGACGCTGGTGGCCTTCCTGATCGCCCTCATCTCCCTGTGCCGGGGGACTCACAGACAGCACTACCGCACTGTGGCTGTGTTCCTGTTCACCGCAG TGGTTCTCCAGGCCTGCGCGCTGGTGCTCTACCCCATCAAGTTCATCGACGGTGCAGTTCTGCAGACCTACCATGAGTTCAACTGGGGCTACGGCCTGGGTTGGGGGGCCACCATCTTCATGCTCGGAGGCGGCATCCTCTTCTGCCTGCGAACGGACATGTACGAGGACGCTATGTACTGa